The segment CCACTCCGTATTTTTTGGTCACTTCATGGGATAACATGGTTCCGACCGATCTGTTTAAGTTTACGATATCCGATTTGATTTCTACAGGTTGTTTGTGATCCACCGCCGCTCTTGCCTGGCGAATCAATTCGTTATCGATTTGTTCATCCAAATGATGGTTTTGTTCTTTGGATCTGAAAAGACCTGTCGGGAAAATCGGAGTAGGTCTATGCAGAACTTTCGTAAAATCAAGACCACGTGCCTTCCAATGGTGTTGAGGTCTTTTGAATTTGATCTTTTCCACTTGGCCGATCATTTCTTCAAAAGTTCTGAATCCGAGTTTTGCCATGATCTCTCTCACTTCTTCCGCGACAAAGTTCATGAAATTCACAACATACTCGGGTTTGCCTGTGAATTTACTTCTTAAAAATTCATCTTGAGTTGCGACTCCCACAGGGCAGGTATTGAGATGGCATTTACGCATCATGATACAACCCACTGCCACAAGTGCCGAGGTGGAAAATCCGAATTCTTCCGCACCGAGTAACGCACCAACTACGACGTCTTTTCCGGTAAGTAATTTGCCGTCCACTGCCAGATACACTCTATCTCTGAGTCCGTTCGCAACGAGAGTTTGGTGGGTTTCGGAAAGTCCCAATTCCCAAGGAGTTCCTGCATGATGAATGGAAGAAATAGGACTAGCTCCCGTTCCACCTTCGTGACCTGCAATCAGGATATGATCCGCTTTCGCTTTTGCAACTCCTGCAGCAACAGTACCCACTCCCGTTTCCGATACCAGTTTTACCGAAACTCTGGCTCTCGGGTTCGAGTTTTTCAAATCAAAGATCAATTGTTTCAAATCTTCGATGGAATAAATATCATGGTGAGGAGGAGGAGAGATCAAAGTTACACCCGGAGTCGCATAACGAAGTCCGCCTATGTATTTGTCCACCTTGTGACCGGGTAGCTGTCCGCCTTCACCCGGTTTTGCGCCCTGTGCCAATTTGATTTGGATATCATCCGAGTTAGTAAGATATTCCATTGTAACACCAAACCGAGCTGAGGCGACCTGTTTGATCGCAGACCGCATCGAGTCTCCGTTCGGGAGAGTTTTGAATCGGATCGGATCTTCTCCGCCTTCACCCGTATTGGATTTTGCACCGATTCGGTTCATGGCAATGGCAAGAGTAGTATGCGCTTCCCAGGAAATGGATCCGTGGCTCATGGCTCCCGTTTGGAATCTTTTGAGAATGGATTTTACGGATTCCACTTCTTCCAGAGGAATTTCATTTGAATTTTCAAAATCCAGATTGAACAAACTTCTGAGAGTGATCGCCTTTTCGTTTTGGTTGTCGATAAGGCTTGAAAACTCTTTGAAAGTTTTGTAATCATTGTCTCTGGTTGCTTTTTGCAATTTATGAACCGTAGTAGGAGTATAGAGATGAGTATCTCCGTTTTTGCGGAAATAATGAACTCCACCCGGCTCCAGGTTGTTTGGAAAGTAAGTGGAATCATAAGCTTGTCTGTGTCTTCTGACAGTTTCTTCTTCCAACATTTCCAAAGAAAGCCCTTCGATTCTGGTTGGAGTTCCCGCAAAATATCCGTTCACTAGCTCCGAATCAAGACCGATCGCTTCAAAGATCTGCGCTCCGCAATACGACTGCAATGTGGAGATTCCCATTTTGGAGAATACTTTGAAAAGTCCCTTCCCGATGGATTTGATATAATTCTTTTTGGCGGTTTTGTAATCGGAGACTTCCGGCAACAACCCTTGTTGGTTTAAGTCCGACAGAGTTTCGAAAGCCAAGTAAGGGTTGATTGCGTTTGCACCAAAGCCGCATAACAAGGCGAAGTGGGCAACTTCTCTCGGCTCTCCGGATTCCAAAACGATTCCTACTTTGGTTCTGAGTCCTTCACGGATTAAAAAGTGATGAAGCCCTGCGACTGCCAAAAGAGAAGGAATCGCGGTTCTTTTCTCATTCACCCCATGGTCAGTCAGGATGATCAGATTGACACCGGATTCACGAACTGCTTTCGCAGCATCCTTGCAAACCCGATCGAGAGAGTTTCTCATATCGTGCTTTTTGGAAGGATCGAATAATATCTCGAAAGTTTTGGATTTGAAATGACCTTCGCTGATCTGTTTGATCTTTTCAAAGTCCTCATTGGTAAGAATCGGATGTTCAAGCTCAAGTCTATGGGCATGTTCCGGCTGTTCGTCCAGAAGGTTTCCTTCCGGCCCGATGTAGGTAGTGAGCTCCATCACAAGTTCTTCCCGGATCGGATCGATCGGAGGGTTTGTTACTTGAGCAAAGTTCTGTTTGAAGTAACGGAAAAGAGGTTGTGATTTTTCACTGAGAACGGCAAGTGCAGAGTCCACACCCATGGAACCCGTAGGTTCTTCACCCGCTACTCCCATCGGTTTTACTATGGTAAATACGTCTTCATGTGTATAACCGAAGGCTCTTTGGCGTTCCAATATGGTTTCGTGTTGCGGCTGTTTTACGTTCTCCGGATCAGGAAGAGAATGCAGACGAATCATATTCTCATCTACCCATTTTTTATATGGTTTTTGAGTGGAGATTTGTTTTTTGATTTCTTCATCGTCCAGGATTTGACCTTTCTCCATGTCGATAAGGAGCATTCTTCCCGGGCGAAGTCTATCTTGTTTGAGAATTTGTTCCGGAGGAAGGTTCAATACTCCCGCCTCGGAAGACATGATGACTTCATCGTCTTTTGTAACGATAAAACGTGCGGGACGCAAACCGTTTCTATCCAGAGTGGCGCCTATGATTCTTCCGTCCGTAAATGCGATTGCAGCCGGTCCGTCCCAAGGTTCCATAATCGTAGCGTGGTATTCGTAAAACGCACGTTTGTCGGCATCCATTGCTTTGTTTTTGGACCAGGCTTCCGGAATCATCATCATGACTGCGTGAGGAAGGCTTCTTCCTCCCATCACAAGAAGTTCGAGTACAGTATCGAATGTAGCGGTATCGGACTGACCTTCCATAACGATAGGAAGCATTCGTTTCAATTCTTCCCCGTAAATAGGGGATTCCATTACCATTTGTCTCGCTGCCATCCAGTTCATGTTGCCGCGAAGAGTATTGATCTCTCCGTTATGGGCAATCAGCCTGTAAGGGTGTGCCAAGTCCCAAGTAGGGAATGTGTTAGTCGAGAAACGGGTATGAGTCAGACAGAAAGCGGATTTCAGATCGGGATCTTTCAGATCGTCGTAGAACTTTTTAACCTGATCCCCGAGTAACATTCCTTTATAAACGATTGTTTTGGAAGAGAAGCTGGGAACATAGTATTGGGAACGATCCAGTTTGTATTCTGCGCGAATCCTTCTGTCGATGAGTCTTCTGATTAAGAATACTTTTCTCTCGAACTCGTCGCTTGTTTTGATTTTTTTCGATTTTTTGGCAAAGAAAACCTGTTTGAACACGGGAAGTGTTTTTAATGCGACTATCCCCGCGTAATTTGTGTTAATCGGAACTTCGCGAAAACCTAAAAATTCCTCACCTTCGTCAACGATGATCTTTTCGATTACGTTTTCGAGAGCTTCCCGCACATCTTTATTCTGGGGTAAAAATAAAACTCCTACTGCATAATCACCTTCTTTAGGTAATTTGAAAGGAAGTACCTTTCTAAAAAAGGCATCGGGGATGTTGATCATGATCCCGGCACCGTCACCCGTTTTAGGATCGGCCCCCTCGGCGCCTCTGTGCTCTAGGTTGCACATAAGACGGATTCCCTTGTCCACGATATCTCGTGAGCGTACTCCTTTGTAGTTGGCGATAAAGCCGACGCCGCAGGAATCTTTGTCCAGAGCGGGGTCGTACATGCCTTGCGCTTGTGGTCCTAGAGGAGGGAGTGTAAATGGATTTCTTTCTGTGTGCATGAGTATCCTATCCTAAAGCAAGTAATGTACCTTGTTTTTGAAAAAGGGTTAAGCGTCCAATCCTTTTAAAAGTAGCATATTGTGAGACTTTTACGCAATTTCAAAATCTTTGAAATGTATCTATGTTAATCATTATGCATATATAATAGAAAATATGATCACGTGGTACGCATTTTTTGAATTTTTATTTTGAGGCAAAAAAGCGAAAATATAAGGCAGTTGTGTACTCAAGTGGCAGATCGCTTAGATACCAATTCTGTTGTTTCCAACCTTCGCCTATGATCTTTCCCAGATCGGAAAAGGTGCCACTTAGGTCTCCTTTGTCTTTTTTCTCCGCTAGCTCCAAAGCTTTTTGATAAATTTCTGATTTTAGAAAACCCATCGTTTTGGAAGGAAGATCAAGTTTTGCAATCACTCCGGAATCTTTGATCACTTCCGATTCCAGACCGGGAGGTTGTCCTTTGCGAATCGAATACAGTTTGTATGATGATCCTGTTTCTTCCAACACCATCATCATATCTTTTTTTCCAAAGATATTCGCATTCCCAATCCAAAATGCAATCGGGTAAGTGATGAAAAGAATACTTAACCCCAACCAAACGGATTTTTGATGATAATAACTTACGTATGTAGTAAGAACTCCCAGATGACCAAAGCTTAAGAACAAAAAGAAAAACCCCCAAGCAAGAGGAGACACAATGTAATTCCAACGAAGTGGCAATTGTATTTCGGGTAAATGTGGTTTTCTTTCCGGCACATACATAGGAAGTGAAGATTCCGGGTTTTTCGACTCGTTGATTTTTAAAAAAACACCGGGGTGCTTTTTTCCATACACAGTGTGGATCGGTAAAGGGAAGATTTTTGAAAAACGCCTCAGCTCCCGGTTCAATTCAGCGTATCTGGAAAAACCTTCACTTTTCGTTACGCTGACTGTTGTCAAAGGAAGATAAAATCCGTTCTTATGTTCTAGGTTGATTGTATCTTTGTAACGAACCGAGTTTTTATCTGAGACAGTTTCGGAAGTTACGGTATAAGATTTCCAATCGGAAAAGGGAATCGTTACATCTTTTATTTCTCGTGAATCTCCAAAGGAAACAGTGTTCTCTTTCGCATCTATTTTTGCCGCATAATGAAAGATAGAGTTTGGGGATTTGTACGAATCGTAGCATAAATAACTGAAGGGAAAGAAACTAACGAAAGTAAATAGAGTCAGTGCGATACTCGGTTTTTTATCAAGAGAACGAAATGCAAATAATCCGGAAAAACAGGCAACGATCCAAAATACCGCTCCCGCTAAGTAAATATATTGATAAGTATCTTGATCACTGATTATGATAACATCCTGTAAAAACTTCACTTCCATTGATAAAAAGAACTTTATTCTTAGAAAAATGTCAACTATGCTATTTCCCATGCCAATTCGATTCAGCCTATTATTTGCCCTTTTCTTTTCTTCGGTTTTGGCGAAAGAGATTCCTAATTTAGCGGGAAGGGTTACGGTGGAACCGGGTATTTTTTCCTCAGTTTTTCAGGAAAAAATGGAAAGTATTCTTGCCGATCATGAAAGACAGTTTACCAATCAGATTGCAATTCTCGCCATACGTTCATTAGAGGGCGAAAATTTGGAAGAATATAGCATCAAGGTCGCCGAAGAATGGAAATTAGGTGAAAAGGGAAAAGACAACGGAGTTTTGATTCTCCTTTCTTTGGATGATAGAAAAGTCAGGATTGAAGTCGGATACGGTTTGGAAGGAACCCTAACGGATATTTATTGCAATCGTGTGATTAAAAATACTATGATTCCTTTTTTCAAGGATGGAAATTACGAAGAAGGTTTGGAGAAAGGCTCATTCGAAATCATTCGGATCTTGGAAACAGGGGAAGTTCCGCCAGAGCCTACATTATGGGATAAGTTTAGAAAATTCCGAGGTATCGGTGAGGAAGGGGGATTCTTTTTATATATCTTTGGAATTCCATTTGTGGGCGTCATCTTTACTTTTGCCTTTATCGGTGCCTTTCATGAAGACATTAAAGGTGTGGGATTGTTCTTTTTTCTTTTGATTTTTTTTCAATGGCTGCCTACCATGTTCTACGGATTTTGGGGGTGGGCGGTTTGCAACTTCATTTATCTGATTGGGTTCCCCTTTGTCCGTCTAACAAGAAATCGATTCTCGATAATCAAACGATTTTCCGACAAGGTATCCCGGAATGTCCATTACAGTGAAGGTGGCGGAAGTTGGAGTTCCGGTGGAAGTAGTAGCTCTTCGGGAGGAGGGTTCAGCGGAGGTGGAGGAAGTTTCGGTGGCGGTGGTTCCAGTGGTAGTTGGTAAGTAAGGAGTTGTATGCAAACTGATTACGAAAAAAGATACTTAGCACTACTTGATGCCATAACCCGGGCACAGTCTACTTTTATCTCCAGTGATCACCAAGATGCATTTCAACAATTATTGAAAGATCTTTTGCTTTTGACGGAAAGTGAATTCGGTCTGATCGGAGAAGTATTGTTCAATGCTGCTGGCGAACCTTATCTCAAAGCTCAATCCATCTCCGATATTTCCTGGAATCAAACGGAAAAAGGCGCGATCGAAAACTCCGATAAAATCAATAATTTCGAATTTTCAAATTTGGAAACCCTATTCGAACACGCACTATTTACGGGAGAGCCGATTCTTTTTAATCAGACATTCACGGAAAAATCAAAACCGATCCCCGGATTTTCTCCTCCTCATTCTTTTTTAGGCCTTCCTATCCGGCATTTGGGAAAAATCACCGCTCTTGTATGTATCGCAAATAAAAAAGGCGGTTACGAAGAGTCTATAGCAAAGTTTTTAGAACCGTTGTTACTTACGATTGGACAACTAATTGAAGCTAGACGCTCTCAGAATATCAGAAAATTTGCGGAAGAAGCATATAAACAAAGTACGGAACGGTTTGAAAGAATGGCTAAGACCATACCGTTCGTTTTGTACGATTATATTATGCATAAAAACGGAAAAAGCGAGTTTTTATACCTAAGTCCCAGATGTTTCGATTTTTTCGAAATGGATGCTCCTCAAATGCAAAACGATTTCAAATTGTTTTTCAATATGGTCCATCCTCACGACAGAGCCAAACTAAGATCAGGTGTTTTTCGGATCGGTAGAAAGAGTACTCAATTCGATGTGGAACTTCGGATGATCACCCCATCAGGAAAACTCAAATGGATTCAACTGTCTTCTTTACCGAGTACCACCAAATCCAATGAATCGGTCATTTGGAGCGGATATATGTTGGATATAACCGATCGGAAGAATTCGGAAGAGGCCATAAAGGAATCGGAAGCAAAATTAACCGCATTTGTTCAATATGCACCGGCGGCAGTGGCGATGATGGACAACCAAATGCGTTATATCGCATGTTCCGAACGATGGAAAGTAGATTACGGTTTGGTGGATCGTGATATCATCGGCTTCTCCCATTATGAAATATTTCCGGAGATATCGGACGAATGGAAGGAAATACATAAACGTTGTTTGGCAGGAATTACGGATCGACGCGATGAAGACCCTTTTTATCGTTTGGACGGAAGCATTCAATGGTTGAAATGGGAAGTACGTCCTTGGACTACACCTAATGGTAGTATCGGTGGGATGGTGATGTATACCGAAAATATTACGGAACGGAAGCAGGCGGAACTTGAATTAAAACAAGCAAAGGAACAGGCGGAATTTGCAAGCAGCGCTAAAACCGAATTTTTGGCAAACATGTCTCATGAAATTAGAACTCCTTTAAACGGAGTGATCGGTTTTGCGGATCTAATGATGCAAACTCCTCTCAATGAAGTTCAAAAATCCTATATGGAGAATGTATCTACTTCCGCGCGTTCCCTTATGGATGTGATCTCAGACATTCTGGATTTTTCGAAAATCGAGGCGGGAAAACTGGAGTTGTATGAAGTGGAGACCGATCTTCTCGATTTGATTACTTCTTCCATTTCCATACTCGCCTTACAGGCGAAGGCGAAAGGAATTCAGATGACCATTCATCTTCCGAAAGAACCGATCTTTGTATTAGTCGATCCGATTCGTTTGAAACAAGTACTACTCAATTTATTCAGCAACGCCATTAAATTTACAAGCCGCGGAGAAATTGAATTTAATTTGAAACGCATTGAAGGAGATCATCCGCCTATCAATGAATTTGCATTTTCCATCAAAGATACCGGGATAGGAATTTCAAGAGAGAATCAGTCCAGATTATTCCAGGCATTCAGTCAAGGAGATGCTTCCACTACCAAAAAGTACGGAGGCACAGGGCTTGGACTTGTGATTTCGGAAAAGATCTTAAATCAAATGGGGGCTTCCCTTCATTTGGAAAGTACCCCCGGTCTGGGAAGTACTTTCAGTTTCAGTTTGTTTTTGCCTTTTGCTTCTCAATCGAAAGCCAGATGGGGAATACAAGAAACCACACAAACTTCCGCAACCACTTCTAACGAGGATAACTCATCAACGGAACCACCGTTGTTAATGATTGTGGAAGACAATTCCGTGAATATGCAGCTGACGAAAGTTCTCGTATCCAGACTTATTCCCGATGCAAAAATTCTGGAGGCAAAAAACGGAACAGAAGCGGTAGCGGAGTACAAACGTTCTTTGCCTAAAATCATCCTGATGGACATTCAGATGCCGCAAATGGACGGTTATACGGCGACGAAGGAAATCCGTGAATTTGAAAAAGAAAGGAATCTATCTGCGACCATTATTGCTCTTACTGCGGGTGCTGTAAAAGGTGAAAAGGAAAAATGTTTGAGTTCGGGTATGAACGATTTTCTAACCAAACCGATAGATAGAAGCGCTCTGAAACAGATATTGTCGCAGTACTTGTCTTAAATTTAAAATCTAGATCCCCAACCAATCTGTGATTCGGTCCACAGCTTCTTCTTTGGAAAGATTACTCATATTCAATTTATAATTTGCCGCATTTTCATAAACCGGTAATCGTTTTTTCAGAATTTCGGAATAGGCTTTGTTTTTAGCTAGATCGGGTCTTGTTTTGTCGCCTTCCACCTTTTCCAAAAGTTCTTTAAAATCCCTTTCTAAGAGTATGATTCTTCCCAGTTTTTTCAGAATGAATAGTTTTCTTTCGCTTAAAATTTCATTGCCATCCGCATCCAAATCGAAAAGAATTCCCCCGCCGGAGTCCAATATGATTCCATCCGCACTTTCCAGTTTTTTCAGAATGGAATATTCCAGATCTCTGAAACTTTTCCAGCTATTGTTTTCAATGTACTTGGGAATGGGCATTCCACCGTTTTCGTATACGATGATGGAATCTGTTGAAACTATCGGATAGTCGATTCGTTTGGAAAGTGCACGGGAAACTTTGGATTTTCCGGCACCTCTCGGGCCGATGAAAATAATATTCATCGTTTAAACGTTCAGAAGATCGGCAAGGCCTGCCTGTAGATCCGGGATATGCAAAAAATAGTTTTCAATATCGGCATCTGTAATCCCTGTTAGACTAAGTGCCAAAGGAGAGATGGGAACCGATTCGCCTCCGATATCGATTCCTATTCCGGACACTATAATGATGATACTTGCGATATGAACAACGCTCGTTAGTAGCTGATTGACTTTTGAATTTTCCGGATTGAGATAGTTGGCAACCACATCGACTAGTTCCGGCGGGAAATTCCACTTCTTCAGTAGATTTTCCGAAACTTCCATATGAGTATAACCGAAGTATTTCTTCTCGAGAGTAGGGAAAGGTTCTTTGTTTTCCTTCAGCTCATTTTTCAATTGAAATAGAACCGGTTGAAAGAATTGGGAAAGTACAATCTTACCCACGCTACACAATAGGCCGGAGGTAAATGCCAAGTCTTTGTCGATCGGTAGCTTTTTGCTTTGTACGATCCGGCTGGACATTTCCGCAACAAGAAGGGAAGCACTCCAAAGTTGGGCAGCTTCCAATTGATAACTGTTTAAATCCTGGGAAAGAATACCTTTAGCCGCTGTTAGCAGGACAATTTCTTTGACAGTCTTTGTTCCCAAAGTCATAAGTGCTTCGGAAACTGTGCGGATGGGTTTGGAGGCCCTGTAGTATGCTGAATTTGAGATTTTAATTACGGAAGCGGTGATCGCCGGGTCTTTGGAAATTTCAGAAGCAAGATCGTTGATATTCACATCAGGGTTTTGCAACTTTTCCAAAACCTTCGATACTACGGATGAAATCGCAGGAAGTTTGTTTACGTCTTTTAGTACTTCGTCTACTTTTTCCTTTAACATGGTCTGATTATCGCACCTTATACAGGTACTTTTCCATACCCGCTTTTTTTAACAAAATTCTACCATCTTCCGTATACAAGCTGATGGTCCTACCTTCGTTTCCTGCAATGTCTTCCACTATAATTGGGATTTTCTTTTCTTCCATAAATTTTTTGACAATTGCTATATTTTGCTCACCTATGTTTTGTAAAAAATTGGAATTGATTCCTTTGAACATAGATGCTCCGCCAAACATCCGGCAATTGAATTGGCCTATGGAAGAGCCTGCCTCCTGCATCATCTTGATCAGTTCAGGTAAAGCTGTTTCGCCGTATTTATGGGGAGATTTTTGGGAATCTTTGCCAGTAGGGTCTTTGGCGAGCATGATATGGGATATGGCCCCGATTTTTTGTTCCGGGTCATAAAGAACAATTCCGATACAGGATCCGAGAGTCGTACGAAGGATATCCGTACCTTTTCCGACCTTGATATCGGCGATCCCTACATTTATGATTTTAGATTTTACCAACATTCTTCTTGTTTTTGGAGAATGGAACCGCTACTTAGGTTTAAAGGATAGAAATCCTATACAATGCCTTCAATCAAAAAATCAATTACAAAGACAAAAACAACAAGAAAACCGAGTTTTAAGACAACCGAACCCTACAAATTAGAATATTTCGGGAAGACGGAAGTCCATATTCTGGGAACCGCCCATGTTTCCGAAGTCAGTGTCAAAACGGTTGAAAACCTAATCGGAAAAGTAAAGCCGGATTCCATCTGCATCGAGTTATGCGAATCCAGAATGAAATCTGTCGAAGATCCCGATTATTTGAAAAAATTGGATATCTTTAAAGTATTCAAAGAGAGAAAAATGTGGCTTCTCATGTCCAGTTTGATTTTGTCCTCCTTTCAAAAGAAGATGGGTGGGGATGTGAAACCGGGCGACGAAATGCGTAAGGCGATCGAGTTAGGCCGCAGAACGGATGTTACAATTGTCCCGGTGGATAGAGACATTCAAACGACTTTAAAACGGTCTTGGGGGAATGTTTCTTTTTTTTCAAAGATGTATTTGTTCAGTGCTCTCATCACTTCTCTTTTCGTTCGTGAGGAAGTAACGACGGAAAAAATAGAAGAGATGAAAGGGGACGATATTCTAAAGGATCTTTTTTCTCAGAT is part of the Leptospira kobayashii genome and harbors:
- a CDS encoding ATP-binding protein → MQTDYEKRYLALLDAITRAQSTFISSDHQDAFQQLLKDLLLLTESEFGLIGEVLFNAAGEPYLKAQSISDISWNQTEKGAIENSDKINNFEFSNLETLFEHALFTGEPILFNQTFTEKSKPIPGFSPPHSFLGLPIRHLGKITALVCIANKKGGYEESIAKFLEPLLLTIGQLIEARRSQNIRKFAEEAYKQSTERFERMAKTIPFVLYDYIMHKNGKSEFLYLSPRCFDFFEMDAPQMQNDFKLFFNMVHPHDRAKLRSGVFRIGRKSTQFDVELRMITPSGKLKWIQLSSLPSTTKSNESVIWSGYMLDITDRKNSEEAIKESEAKLTAFVQYAPAAVAMMDNQMRYIACSERWKVDYGLVDRDIIGFSHYEIFPEISDEWKEIHKRCLAGITDRRDEDPFYRLDGSIQWLKWEVRPWTTPNGSIGGMVMYTENITERKQAELELKQAKEQAEFASSAKTEFLANMSHEIRTPLNGVIGFADLMMQTPLNEVQKSYMENVSTSARSLMDVISDILDFSKIEAGKLELYEVETDLLDLITSSISILALQAKAKGIQMTIHLPKEPIFVLVDPIRLKQVLLNLFSNAIKFTSRGEIEFNLKRIEGDHPPINEFAFSIKDTGIGISRENQSRLFQAFSQGDASTTKKYGGTGLGLVISEKILNQMGASLHLESTPGLGSTFSFSLFLPFASQSKARWGIQETTQTSATTSNEDNSSTEPPLLMIVEDNSVNMQLTKVLVSRLIPDAKILEAKNGTEAVAEYKRSLPKIILMDIQMPQMDGYTATKEIREFEKERNLSATIIALTAGAVKGEKEKCLSSGMNDFLTKPIDRSALKQILSQYLS
- a CDS encoding chemotaxis protein CheD gives rise to the protein MLVKSKIINVGIADIKVGKGTDILRTTLGSCIGIVLYDPEQKIGAISHIMLAKDPTGKDSQKSPHKYGETALPELIKMMQEAGSSIGQFNCRMFGGASMFKGINSNFLQNIGEQNIAIVKKFMEEKKIPIIVEDIAGNEGRTISLYTEDGRILLKKAGMEKYLYKVR
- a CDS encoding shikimate kinase; this translates as MNIIFIGPRGAGKSKVSRALSKRIDYPIVSTDSIIVYENGGMPIPKYIENNSWKSFRDLEYSILKKLESADGIILDSGGGILFDLDADGNEILSERKLFILKKLGRIILLERDFKELLEKVEGDKTRPDLAKNKAYSEILKKRLPVYENAANYKLNMSNLSKEEAVDRITDWLGI
- a CDS encoding HDOD domain-containing protein — translated: MLKEKVDEVLKDVNKLPAISSVVSKVLEKLQNPDVNINDLASEISKDPAITASVIKISNSAYYRASKPIRTVSEALMTLGTKTVKEIVLLTAAKGILSQDLNSYQLEAAQLWSASLLVAEMSSRIVQSKKLPIDKDLAFTSGLLCSVGKIVLSQFFQPVLFQLKNELKENKEPFPTLEKKYFGYTHMEVSENLLKKWNFPPELVDVVANYLNPENSKVNQLLTSVVHIASIIIIVSGIGIDIGGESVPISPLALSLTGITDADIENYFLHIPDLQAGLADLLNV
- the gltB gene encoding glutamate synthase large subunit codes for the protein MHTERNPFTLPPLGPQAQGMYDPALDKDSCGVGFIANYKGVRSRDIVDKGIRLMCNLEHRGAEGADPKTGDGAGIMINIPDAFFRKVLPFKLPKEGDYAVGVLFLPQNKDVREALENVIEKIIVDEGEEFLGFREVPINTNYAGIVALKTLPVFKQVFFAKKSKKIKTSDEFERKVFLIRRLIDRRIRAEYKLDRSQYYVPSFSSKTIVYKGMLLGDQVKKFYDDLKDPDLKSAFCLTHTRFSTNTFPTWDLAHPYRLIAHNGEINTLRGNMNWMAARQMVMESPIYGEELKRMLPIVMEGQSDTATFDTVLELLVMGGRSLPHAVMMMIPEAWSKNKAMDADKRAFYEYHATIMEPWDGPAAIAFTDGRIIGATLDRNGLRPARFIVTKDDEVIMSSEAGVLNLPPEQILKQDRLRPGRMLLIDMEKGQILDDEEIKKQISTQKPYKKWVDENMIRLHSLPDPENVKQPQHETILERQRAFGYTHEDVFTIVKPMGVAGEEPTGSMGVDSALAVLSEKSQPLFRYFKQNFAQVTNPPIDPIREELVMELTTYIGPEGNLLDEQPEHAHRLELEHPILTNEDFEKIKQISEGHFKSKTFEILFDPSKKHDMRNSLDRVCKDAAKAVRESGVNLIILTDHGVNEKRTAIPSLLAVAGLHHFLIREGLRTKVGIVLESGEPREVAHFALLCGFGANAINPYLAFETLSDLNQQGLLPEVSDYKTAKKNYIKSIGKGLFKVFSKMGISTLQSYCGAQIFEAIGLDSELVNGYFAGTPTRIEGLSLEMLEEETVRRHRQAYDSTYFPNNLEPGGVHYFRKNGDTHLYTPTTVHKLQKATRDNDYKTFKEFSSLIDNQNEKAITLRSLFNLDFENSNEIPLEEVESVKSILKRFQTGAMSHGSISWEAHTTLAIAMNRIGAKSNTGEGGEDPIRFKTLPNGDSMRSAIKQVASARFGVTMEYLTNSDDIQIKLAQGAKPGEGGQLPGHKVDKYIGGLRYATPGVTLISPPPHHDIYSIEDLKQLIFDLKNSNPRARVSVKLVSETGVGTVAAGVAKAKADHILIAGHEGGTGASPISSIHHAGTPWELGLSETHQTLVANGLRDRVYLAVDGKLLTGKDVVVGALLGAEEFGFSTSALVAVGCIMMRKCHLNTCPVGVATQDEFLRSKFTGKPEYVVNFMNFVAEEVREIMAKLGFRTFEEMIGQVEKIKFKRPQHHWKARGLDFTKVLHRPTPIFPTGLFRSKEQNHHLDEQIDNELIRQARAAVDHKQPVEIKSDIVNLNRSVGTMLSHEVTKKYGVDGLPEDTIKINFTGTAGQAFAAFVTKGITLKLTGEGNDYVGKGLCGGKLIFETPKTAPYKAEENIVIGNTCFYGATSGEAFVNGIAGERFAVRNSGAVVVVEGTGDHGCEYMTGGRVIVLGSIGRNFAAGMSGGIAYLWNPDGKIEAQINKEMVDLDPLTDAKEIEEVKNLILKHKNYTGSERASLILSNWDKEISRFVKIIPRDYKKALEKMAEEAKAGSANGQKEGVGARG
- a CDS encoding TPM domain-containing protein → MSTMLFPMPIRFSLLFALFFSSVLAKEIPNLAGRVTVEPGIFSSVFQEKMESILADHERQFTNQIAILAIRSLEGENLEEYSIKVAEEWKLGEKGKDNGVLILLSLDDRKVRIEVGYGLEGTLTDIYCNRVIKNTMIPFFKDGNYEEGLEKGSFEIIRILETGEVPPEPTLWDKFRKFRGIGEEGGFFLYIFGIPFVGVIFTFAFIGAFHEDIKGVGLFFFLLIFFQWLPTMFYGFWGWAVCNFIYLIGFPFVRLTRNRFSIIKRFSDKVSRNVHYSEGGGSWSSGGSSSSSGGGFSGGGGSFGGGGSSGSW